A genomic window from Canis aureus isolate CA01 chromosome 2, VMU_Caureus_v.1.0, whole genome shotgun sequence includes:
- the FAM200B gene encoding protein FAM200B isoform X7, with amino-acid sequence MDHNFFKRKRKSEVKYAEACSSSTAGPGNVNSDNIEKNIDSNLQTSTSFEPHFKKKKVSARRYNEDYLKYGFIKCEKPFENDRPQCVICNNILANESLKPSKLKRHLETQHSELIDKPLEYFQRKKKDVKLSTQFLGGSTTISEKALLSSYLVAYRVAKEKMAHTAAEKIILPACLDMVRTIFDDKSADKLKTISSDNIVSLRICTIAEHLETMLLARLQSGIDFAIQLDESSDVGSCPTLLVYVRYAWQDDFMEDFLCCLNIASHLSGLDIFTELEKCIVGQYKLNWKNCKGITSDGAASLTGKHSRVIKKLLEVTNNGAVWNHCFIHREALASREIPQNLMEVLKNAVKVVNFIKGSTLNNQLLETFCSEIGTNHTHLLYHTKVRWLSHGKILSRVYELRNEIHIFLIEKKSHLASIFEDDTWVMKLAYLTDIFGILNELSLKLQGKNSDIFQHVERIQGFRKTLLLWQARLKSNCPSYYMFPRFLQHIEENIISENILKEIKLEILLHLTSLSQTFNHFFPEEKFETLRENCWVKDPFAFRNPESVIELNLVPEEESELLQLSSSYTLKSDYETLSLSAFWIKVKEDFPLLSRKSVPLLLPFTTTSLCELGFSVLTQLKAKERNGLNGAADMRVALSSCVPDWNELMNRQAHPSH; translated from the coding sequence atggatcataacttttttaaaagaaagaggaaaagtgaaGTGAAATATGCAGAAGCATGTTCAAGTTCAACTGCTGGACCTGGAAATGTGAATAGTGAcaatattgagaaaaatattgaCTCTAATTTGCAAACTTCAACTTCGTTTGAGccacatttcaaaaagaaaaaagtaagtgcAAGACGTTATAatgaagattatttaaaatatggttttatCAAATGTGAAAAACCCTTTGAAAATGACAGACCTCAGTGtgttatttgtaataatattCTTGCAAATGAAAGCTTAAAaccttcaaaattaaaaagacacttAGAAACTCAGCATTCTGAACTTATTGATAAGCCTcttgaatattttcaaagaaagaaaaaagatgtaaagTTGTCAACACAATTTCTTGGTGGTTCTACCACCATTAGTGAGAAAGCCTTATTATCATCATACTTGGTTGCATATCGAgtagcaaaagagaaaatggcTCACACAGCTgctgaaaaaataattcttccgGCATGTTTGGATATGGTACGTACAATTTTTGATGACAAATCAGCtgataaattaaaaactatatctAGTGATAATATAGTATCTCTTCGCATTTGTACTATTGCGGAACATTTAGAAACCATGCTTCTTGCTCGGTTGCAGTCTGGTATAGATTTTGCAATCCAACTTGATGAAAGCAGTGATGTGGGAAGCTGCCCAACACTCTTAGTGTATGTCAGATATGCGTGGCAAGATGATTTTATGGAGGATTTTTTGTGTTGTTTAAATATAGCCTCACACCTAAGTGGATTAGATATTTTTACAGAATTAGAAAAATGTATTGTTGGTCAATATAAATTAAACTGGAAAAACTGCAAAGGAATTACAAGTGACGGAGCAGCAAGCCTAACAGGAAAACATAGCAGAGTAATTAAAAAATTGCTGGAAGTTACTAATAATGGTGCTGTATGGAATCATTGTTTTATACATCGTGAAGCTTTAGCATCTAGAGAAATCCCACAGAATCTCATGGAAGTATTGAAAAATGCAGTGAAAGTTGTTAACTTTATTAAAGGAAGCACACTAAATAACCAGCTTCTTGAAACATTTTGTTCAGAGATTGGAACTAATCATACCCACTTACTATATCATACCAAAGTTCGTTGGTTGTCTCATGGGAAAATACTAAGCAGGGTTTATGAACTCAGGAATGAGattcacatttttcttattgaaaaaaaatctcatttggcAAGTATTTTTGAAGATGATACTTGGGTAATGAAATTGGCATATTTAACTGATATTTTTGGCATTCTTAATGAACTGAGTTTAAAACTACAGGGGAAAAATAGTGATATATTCCAACATGTCGAACGTATTCAGGGATTTCGAAAGACATTATTGTTATGGCAAGCGAGGCTTAAAAGCAACTGTCCTAGCTACTACATGTTTCCAAGATTTTTGCAACATATCGAAGAGAATATTATTagtgaaaacattttgaaagaaataaaattagagataTTGTTGCATCTCACTTCTCTGTCTCAAACTTTTAACCATTTCTTTCCAGAAGAGAAATTTGAAACATTAAGAGAAAATTGCTGGGTAAAAGATCCATTTGCTTTTCGAAACCCAGAATCAGTAATTGAATTAAACTTGGTGCCTGAAGAAGAGAGTGAATTATTGCAGCTTAGTTCTTCATATACATTGAAGAGTGATTATGAAACACTAAGTTTATCAGCATTTTGGATTAAGGTAAAGGAAGACTTTCCTCTGCTAAGTAGAAAGAGTGTCCCACTATTATTGCCATTCACAACAACTAGTTTGTGTGAGCTAGGGTTTTCAGTCTTAACCCAgttaaaagcaaaggaaagaaatggattgAATGGTGCAGCAGATATGCGGGTAGCATTGTCCTCCTGTGTTCCAGACTGGAATGAACTTATGAACAGGCAAGCACACCCATCACATTAA